The nucleotide window ATGGCTTTTTTCGATATGCATAGTAATTTACCAAATAGATTGACTGTGCTgatgaattaaagaaaatggtTACTGATgcatgaaagaaaatggagactgtTAGCAACCTCAGCCTTGTCTGGAGTTCCCTGGACGAGAATCTGTATATAAGGATGCAGTGTGAATGAAACCTCAGAACAAAGCACGCAGTTGAAGTTCAGGTAACGACTGAAGATGAACTTCATTCTCTTATCCCATCGGTCGAGGATTCAcatgtgtgaattttgttacacatagatggctcaataGGTGCTCAGCCACCAGGGACTCAATAGGTTCTTTGTGATCACACCTGATTTCTCCGCTccttaaaatgatttttttttgttttgttttgtttcattaataTGGATACCGTATGAATATCGTAATtagaatactaatgatattttTTAAACACTGAAATCACGAAAAAAGGGTAACCAGGTGAGATAGGAACGGATAATAGTTGACACCTTGGTGACTAGGCATTTGTAGAGCAATTTATGCAGAAACATTATGCTAAAATTACAATGGACCTGGCATGTTTCTCCTGCCGTCCTCGACCAAGTGGGTTACGTGAGCAAATCAGATGAAACGTCGTGGCATAATTTTCATATACGTTTTCAAACCACtttatgtataatgtaaatataatgtatcACATATCCTTTCAGAATGGCTCGTAACGTGGCAGTGACCTCCCTCCTCGTGGCTCTGTGCCTCGTAGCAGCAGTTGCTGGACACAGAAGCTACGGTTCCGGCGGACACAGACCTTTTGGCAGTGTCCATTCATCTGCTGGTATCCACGGAGGTAGCGCTCATGGCGTAGgactcgtaggctctggcatccatggcgcaggtctcgtaggctctggcatccacgGCGCTGGATCCTTCAACCCCACTCATTTCCCTGGTCTTGTGCCTGGTTTCGGCTTCCACCTCAACCAACCCGTGTCTGGATACAACAAGTGCAAGTACTGGTGCAGGAGTAGCTATACCCGACAGTATTACTGCTGCCAACAGTCTTATTATGGCTAGATTTATAGTTCAGTATTGTACTGACTATACCGTGGACGAACCAGTTTCTCTTATGTTGACAAAATTGTTTGCTGTTTCTCAAATAAAGAGTATGTAATCATATTTTATGGTATTATTCCACATTTTTACACTAGTAATTTCGACAGCATTAATACGAGTATAAGTCGTCGCTTCAAGACATATGTTaaatgctgtgtatatatgtctgcgtctgtttgtgtgttctgtttatataaacatatacatatatactgtacacaaacacacacgcatatatagatatatttatattcatatatatatctacatatatgtatgtatgtatctataaatgtatgcatatcaatctgtctagctataatatatatacatatgcatatcaatatttatctatataatgtgtatatatacatatatatatatacatttccatacatacactcatacacatacacacatatatgtatatataaatgtatatacctgtatatacacacatatgatatatattaatatatatataccgtatatatgtatatatgtatacatacatgtgtatatatgtatctgtatatatgtatctatatatgtatatatatgatgtatatacatgtgtacatatatgtatatatgtatatgtatattatttttacggTCATATCTATGGTGTTTCCATATAAGTATGAACATCTTACCTCTGAATTGCAACCGTACAGCCACATGACGAAGAGAAAGTGAATatttaatgaaatgaaatgatggGCGAGACTGAAATGATATTTGTGATAATGTATACGAAAATTGTCATTAAGGAATCGCTCATATTGATAAACTTACTGGTTTCTAACCTTGAAGAGAACGTTATGAAACCACAGCTTATCTGCCAAATTTTCGTTTTCTGTAGGCACTAGAGTCCCAAATAGGTACACTTCAACGTTTTGGGAGAGCACACTTTAAATTGAACATAAACATGATTTTACAATATTCTagattacacacgcacacacacacacacacacatatatatatatatataaatatattcttatataggaCTATGGTGGGGGTGTAAGAAATGGGAACACAAAGGGGCACTGGTGGTGGAGGttggaagggagtgaaggggaaaatGGATTGAAATAGATGGGCTTAGAATGTTCTTGCCAATGATGTCCACGAACATTGAACCTACAGGACACTGTTTCCACAATAATGGCTTTGGGGGACCGTGTTGTGATGACGTGTGTGGGTTTTCAAGAAAATATGTTCGAGGTTTACTCACGGAAGTATATTCCTCAGTGCTTTGATGAAGCTCTTGATTATCACAGgagaaaacgttaaaaaaaagttCTTAGTATCTTTATTCCAATGGTCAccgtttgttttgtttcataACCAGCTTTATTTTGATATTGGGGTTATCTTTGTAATtcatcaatgctatcattatcattattaattatgatcaatattattcgtattatcttatttgctattatcattgttattattataattattttcattgttgtgctATTTCTATTCTTGATTGTAAGACTCTTAGGCGTCATCATTTCGCTCATGCAAGCTAACCAGGAataaatatttagttttttttttttttttaccaaagttATATCAGCATAAAGTTATACttcaaaataaatgtttatatatatgtatgtgtgtgtgtgtgtgtgtgtgtgtgtgtatgtgtgtgtgtgtgtgtgtgtgtatataaacgtatatgtttgtgtttatatatatgtgtatatatatgtatgtatatacatatatcaatctatacatataaatacatatacgtgtgctgtttatacacacagaaacagacacacacatatatatatatatatatatatatatatatatatgcataagaattttatatgtacatatgtgtatatacatattcatatgtgtgtatgtgtgtgcatttatattatcaaaatcaaaagATGATTTAGATATAAACTATACAGtgaattttctttctcactttcattctttctatttatctctttgtttgtgtctttctatctttcattatcattgtttaattgTAGTCATTAGTATATTAAGATATTTTAAAGTACTATGTACGATAATTATtacgatggcaatgatgatgataataataagataaaataataaataacaattataatgataaacaaatagtgataatattcagataatataatcaataacaaccataataacaaaaaaataaagtgataaaaataagagtaacaactatataatgataatgacaatgataatgataacgataataacaacaagaataatgggtcttcatagataaatagataacggtgacgatgatcatgatgataaaattatataaccaataacaacaacaataataataataataaatatcataataagagtaacaataataatgataatgatgtaataatgacgataataataagaataatgggtcttcatatataaataaatgatgaaatgaaataaacaaaacaatatataaccAAACAATGCAACACAAAATCAGAAGGTGATTAGCTAACCTCTTCCAGATATTGCCTCGTTGCCTGGAAATCCTGGTTTCGCCATCAGCATTGCCACTGCTTGCTATACTCAATCACGTCTTATTAATAATTTTAGGTGGTCTACAGTCATATTGCTTTCTGGAACACAATAGCAATATAATCTATATTTTCGGTATGGCTTTTTTCGATATGCATAGTAATTTACCAAATAGGTTGACTGTGCTgatgaattaaagaaaatggtTACTGATgcatgaaagaaaatggagactgtTAGCAACCTCAGCTCTTGTCTGGAGTTCCCTGGACGAGAATCTGTATATAAGGAGGCAGTGTGAATAAAACCTCAGAACACAGCACACAGTTGAAGTTCAGGTAACGACTGAAGATGACTTTCATTCTCTTAACCCATCGGTCGAGGATTCAcatgtgtgaattttgttacacatagatggctcaataGGTGCTCAGCCACCAGGGACTCAATAGGTTCTTTATGGTCACACCTGATTTCTCCACTCCTtaaaatgattttttgttttgtttttgtttttgttttattaatatggaTACCGTATGAATATCGTAATtagaatactaatgatatttcTTAAACACTGAAATCACGAAAAAAGGGTAACCAGGTGAGATAGGAACGGATAATAGTTGACACCTAAGTGACTAGGCATTTGTAGAGCAATTTATGCAGAAACATTATGCTAAAATTACAATGGACCTGGCATGTTTCTCCTGCCGTCCTCGACCAAGTGGGTTACGTGAGCAAATCAGATGAAACGTCGTGGCATAATTTTCATATACGTTTTCAAACCACTTcatgtataatgtaaatataatgtatcACATATCCTTTCAGAATGGCTCGTAACGTGGCAGTGACCTCCCTCCTCGTGGCTCTGTGCCTCGTAGCAGCAGTTGCTGGACACAGAAGCTACGGTTCCGGCGGACACAGACCTTTTGGCAATGTCCATTCATCTGCTGGTATCCACGGAGGTAGCGCTCATGGCGTAGgactcgtaggctctggcatccatggcgcaggtctcgtaggctctggcatccacgGCGCTGGATCCTTCAACCCCACTCATTTCCCTGGTCTTGTGCCTGGTTTCGGCTTCCACCTCAACCAACCCGTGTCTGGATACAACAAGTGCAAGTACTGGTGCAGGAGTAGCTATACCCGACAGTATTACTGCTGCCAACAGTCTTATTATGGCTAGATTTATAGTTCAGTATTGTACTGACTATACCGTGGACGAACCAGTTTCTCTTATGTTGACAAAACTGTTGGCTGTTTCTCAAATAAAGAGTATGTAATCATATTTTATGGCATTATTCCACATTTTTACACTAGTAAATTCAACAGCACTAATACGAGTATAAGTCGTCGCTTCAAGACATATGTtaaatgctgtatatatatgtctgcgtctgtgtgtgtgttctgtttatatatacatatatactgtacacaaacacacacacatatatagatatatttatattcatatatatatctacatatatgtatgtatctatatatgtatgtatatcaatctgtctatctatatctatctataatatatattcatatgtatatgcatatttatctatacaatgtgtatatatatatacatatatatatttccatacatacactcatacacatacacacatatatgtatatataaatgtatatacctgtatatacacacatatgatatatattaatatatataccgtatatatatatatatatatatacatacatgtgtatatatgtatctgtatatatgtgtatatatatgtatatataatatatatatacatgtgtacatatatgtatatatgtaaatgtatattatttttacggTCATATCTGTAGTGTTTCCATATAAGTACGAACATCTTACCTCTGAATTGCAACCATATATCATttgccgtgtgtgtatatataatatattaatatacatatatgtgtatatatgtatgtataaatacacacatctacatacatgtgcatatatatatccagtttGACGGTCGTTTCTGTAGTGTTTCATCCCTCTAAATTTCAACCGTACAGCCACATGAcgaaagagaaagtaaatatttaatgaaatgaaatgatggGCGAGACTGAAATGATATTTGATAATGTATACGAAAATCGTCATTAAGGAATCGCTCATATTGATAAACTTACTGGTGTCTAACCTTGAAGAGAACGTTATGAAACCACAGCTTATCTGCCAAATTTTCGTTTTCTGTAGGCACTAGAGTCCCAAATAGGTACACTTCAACGTTTTGGGAGAGCACACTTTAAAATGAACATAAACATGATTTTACAATATtctagattacacacacacatatatatatattcttatataggaCTATGGTGGGGGTGTAAGAAATGGGAACACAAGGGGGCACTGGTGGTGGAGGttggaagggagtgaaggggaaaatGGATTGAAAATAGATGGGCTTAGAATGTTCTTGCCAATGATGTCCACGAACATTGAACCTACAGGACGCTATTTCCACAATAATGGCTTTGGGGGACCGTGTTGTGATGACGTGTGTGACTATGGACTACGTGGGCTTCCAAGAAAATATGTTCGAGGTCAACTCACGGAATGATATTCCTCAGTGCTTTGATGAAGCTCTTGATTATCACAGGAGAAAACGTTAAGAAAaagttctttttatctttattttaatgttaACTTTATTTTGCTATTGGATTTATATTTGTAATTAATAAatgcgatcattatcattaccaatcatgatcaatattattcgtattattttatttgctattatcattgttattattataaatattatcgttattgtgctATTTCTATTCATGATTGTAAGACTCTTAGGCGTCATCATTTCGCTTATGCAAACTaacaagaaataaatattcaGGTTTTCTTACCATAATCATATCAGAGTAAagcatatctgtgtttatatatatatatatatatatatatatatatatatatatatatatatattcatatgtgtgtgtgtgtgtttgcatatatatgtatatgtatgtttgtatatatatgaacatatatgtatgtatgtatatacatatatctatctatctatacatatatacatatacatatactgtttatacacacatatatatgcataaggattatatatatatatatatatatatatgtgtgtgtgtgtgtgtgtgtgtgtgtgtgtgtgtatttatatgtgtgtatgtgtgtgtgtattatcaaaaTCAAAAGATGATTTAGATATGAACTATACAGtgaattctctttctcactttcattctttctgtctatgtatctatctacttgcgtctatctttcattattattgttcacttGTAGTCATCAGTATATTGAGATTTATTATCCTAAAGAAGTACtatgtatgataattattacgatgacaatgatgatgataataatgataagataatataatcaataacaaccattataataacaaaatatgtagtagtaataagagcaacaataacattatgataatgacaatgatgatgataacgataataacaacaagaatattgAGTCTtcatagattaatatataatggtgacgatgatgttgaaattatataattagtgacagcaataataatgatgatgatgaagatcataataagagtaacattgataatgataataagaataataataggtcttcatatataaataaatgatgaaatgaaataaacaaaacaatatataaccAAACAATGCAACACAAAATCAGAAGGTGATTAGCTAACCTCTTCCAGATATTGCCTCGTTGCCTGGAAATCCTGGTTTCGCCATCAGCATTGCCACTGCTTGCTATACTCAATCACTTATGAATAATATTAGGTGGTCTACAAGCATATTGCTTTCTGGAAAGCATTGgtaatataatctatattttcGGTATGGCTTTTTTCGATATGAATAGTAATTTACCAAATAGGTTGACTGTGCTgatgaattaaagaaaatggtTACTGATgcatgaaagaaaatggagactgtTAGCAACCTCAGCCTTGTCTGGAGTTCCCTGGACGAGAATCTGTATATAAGGAGGCAGTGTGAATGGAACCTCAGAACACAGCACACAGTTGAAGTTCAGGTAACGACTGAAGATGAACTTCATTCTCTTAACCCATCGGTCGAGGATTCACATgaggtgctcagccaccaaggactcAATAGGTTCTTTGTGGCCACACCTGATTTCTACATTCCTTAAAAGGattttttgtgttattaataTGGAtactgtatgaatattatatcgtAATTAGAATACTAATGACATTTTTTAAAATCCGGAAATCACGTCCTGCCATCCTCGACCAAGTGGTTTAAGTGAGAAAATCAGATATAACGTCATGATATAATTTTCATATGCGTTTTCAGACCACTTcatacataatgtaaatataatgtatcGTTTATCCT belongs to Penaeus chinensis breed Huanghai No. 1 chromosome 4, ASM1920278v2, whole genome shotgun sequence and includes:
- the LOC125047260 gene encoding uncharacterized protein LOC125047260, which translates into the protein MARNVAVTSLLVALCLVAAVAGHRSYGSGGHRPFGSVHSSAGIHGGSAHGVGLVGSGIHGAGLVGSGIHGAGSFNPTHFPGLVPGFGFHLNQPVSGYNKCKYWCRSSYTRQYYCCQQSYYG
- the LOC125047240 gene encoding uncharacterized protein LOC125047240, which encodes MFLLPSSTKMARNVAVTSLLVALCLVAAVAGHRSYGSGGHRPFGNVHSSAGIHGGSAHGVGLVGSGIHGAGLVGSGIHGAGSFNPTHFPGLVPGFGFHLNQPVSGYNKCKYWCRSSYTRQYYCCQQSYYG